The Penaeus vannamei isolate JL-2024 unplaced genomic scaffold, ASM4276789v1 unanchor122, whole genome shotgun sequence genome contains a region encoding:
- the LOC113816497 gene encoding proline-rich protein HaeIII subfamily 1-like: MSTLPHFEENGVAKKTHQTLGNNHKRQQKRHTKEHNPEHSHGRASTTSGGAAGEQKQWLEQEEPQAGGTPQQEEPPSRRNPPAGGTPQQEEPPSRRNPPAGGTPQQEEPPSRRNSPAGGVPSRKSPQQEPQQDPQQDPQQEEPPAGPPAGGTPQQEDPPSRTPSRRNPPAGGAPSRTTAGGAPSRRSPQQEEPPAEGAPSRRSPQQEEPPAGGTPSRRSPQQEEPPAGGTPSRRSPQQEEPPAGGAPSRRNPQQEEPPAGGTPAGGRERRVVTKATEALIKGGRVSVWSLDAALRIGG, translated from the coding sequence caaaaaagacacaccagacgcttggaaacaaccacaaacgACAGCAAAAAAGACACACGAAAGAGCACAATCCAGAACACAGCCACGGAAGGGCGAGCACCACTTCCGGGGGCGCAGCGGGAGAGCAGAAGCAGTGGCTGGAGCAGGAGGAACCCCAAGCAGGAGGAACCCCCCAGCAGGAGGAACCCCCCAGCAGGAGGAACCCCCCAGCAGGAGGAACCCCCCAGCAGGAGGAACCCCCCAGCAGGAGGAACCCCCCAGCAGGAGGAACCCCCCAGCAGGAGGAACCCCCCAGCAGGAGGAACTCCCCAGCAGGAGGAGTCCCCAGCAGGAAGAGCCCCCAGCAGGAGCCCCAGCAGGACCCCCAGCAGGACCCCCAGCAGGAGGAGCCCCCAGCAGGACCCCCAGCAGGAGGAACACCCCAGCAGGAGGACCCCCCCAGCAGGACCCCTAGCAGGAGAAACCCCCCAGCAGGAGGAGCCCCCAGCAGGACCACCGCAGGAGGAGCCCCCAGCAGGAGGAGCCCCCAGCAGGAGGAGCCCCCAGCAGAAGGAGCCCCCAGCAGGAGGAGCCCCCAGCAGGAGGAACCCCCAGCAGGAGGAACCCCCAGCAGGAGGAGCCCCCAGCAGGAGGAACCCCCAGCAGGAGGAACCCCCAGCAGGAGGAGCCCCCAGCAGGAGGAGCCCCCAGCAGGAGGAGCCCCCAGCAGGAGGAACCCCCAGCAGGAGGAACCCCCAGCAGGAGGAACCCCAGCAGGAGGCAGAGAACGTCGGGTCGTGACGAAGGCGACCGAGGCATTGATCAAGGGCGGGAGGGTTTCCGTGTGGTCGTTGGACGCGGCTCTGCGGATCGGAGGATAG